The genomic DNA GAAGAGATTTTCCCGATCCTCCAACGGGCCGTGGACAGTGGCGCCATCCGTCAATATCTCAAATGCGAGCCCTTGGAGCCGCTATTCCGCGTTCGATGATCACTATGCGTGATCCCCTCACAAACTCCGCTACTTCTAGAATCGGGCTTGGCACAGTACAATTCGGCACGAATTACGGCATATCGAATGCAACCGGGCAGGTTCCAGTGCCGGAGGTGGCAGCGATACTCCGTTCAGCGCGCGCAGCAGGAATTCGCGTGCTCGATACAGCGGCCAGTTATGGCACCGCGGAGGAGGTGCTGGGCGCGGCGCTTGCGGACGACAAGGACTTTGCAATCGTAACCAAGGCGCTGCCGTTGAGCCACGGTCTCGAAGAGATCGAGAATCGAGCGCGACGATCCCTTGATCTCCTTGGTCGGAAGTCCGCCGAAGCCATCCTGATTCACGCGGCGCGCGACCTCAGTGATAGCGAGGGACCGCGTCTTTGGGGGCTGCTGCAGCGGCTTCGCGATGAAGGCCTGTACAGACATATCGGTATCTCGGCTTATTTTGATGACAAACCGCTCGAGCTCGCACGGCGATACCAGCCCGACCTCATGCAGCTCCCCGTCAGCATTTTGGATCAGCGGCTGCGACGAAATGGGGAGCTCGCGCAAATAAAACAGCTAGGCATCGAGATTCATGTTCGATCGATTTTCTTGCAGGGCTTGGTCTTCATGAATCCCATGCGGCTGCCAGCGCGACTCGCCCACGCCGGCCCCGCACTTGCGGCCACTCGGGCTCGCATCAAAGAGGCAGGCTTGCAGCCGATCGAGGCAGCAATCGGCTTCGCGCTCAAGCAGAACGAGATCGATGTCGCAGTCGTGGGTGTCACGAGCCGCGATGAACTCGCACAGCTCATCGCCGCATCCGCGAAGCGTCTGCCAGACTTTGATTGGGAAGCGTGTGCAATAAACGATTTGGTAACGCTCACTCCATCCCTCTGGTAACCGGACAGGCCCGATGATCCTCGCTATCCTGCAAGCCCGCATGTCTTCGACCAGGCTTCCCGGAAAGGTGCTCAAGCCGATTCTTGGGCGTCCAATGCTTGCTTGGCAGATCGATCGCATCCGGCGTTCAAAGGCGATCGACAGGCTTGTGGTCGCCACGAGCCAGGAATCTTCCGACAACCCTATCGAGAATTTCTGCGAGGCCAACCGGGTAGCTTGCTATCGTGGTGCGCTACAAGATGTGCTCGCGCGTTTTCACGGTGCAGCAATCGCCTTCGGTCCAGCTCAGCATGTGGTCCGGCTAACCGGAGACTGCCCTCTAATTGACTGGACGATCATTGACGCAGCTGTCGAGTTGCAGAGGCGCTCAGGATCAGATCTCGCCGGCAATGCCGTCGACCGTACG from Bradyrhizobium sp. CCBAU 53351 includes the following:
- a CDS encoding cytidylyltransferase domain-containing protein, translated to MILAILQARMSSTRLPGKVLKPILGRPMLAWQIDRIRRSKAIDRLVVATSQESSDNPIENFCEANRVACYRGALQDVLARFHGAAIAFGPAQHVVRLTGDCPLIDWTIIDAAVELQRRSGSDLAGNAVDRTYPDGLDVEVVSFSALERAQRAATDAGEREHVTQYIYRHPEAFKLAHLTQSPDLAALRWTVDTAADFEMVEKVLTALADRHNDFLQQDVLDLLKAHPEIAAINAA
- a CDS encoding aldo/keto reductase codes for the protein MRDPLTNSATSRIGLGTVQFGTNYGISNATGQVPVPEVAAILRSARAAGIRVLDTAASYGTAEEVLGAALADDKDFAIVTKALPLSHGLEEIENRARRSLDLLGRKSAEAILIHAARDLSDSEGPRLWGLLQRLRDEGLYRHIGISAYFDDKPLELARRYQPDLMQLPVSILDQRLRRNGELAQIKQLGIEIHVRSIFLQGLVFMNPMRLPARLAHAGPALAATRARIKEAGLQPIEAAIGFALKQNEIDVAVVGVTSRDELAQLIAASAKRLPDFDWEACAINDLVTLTPSLW